Part of the Candidatus Methanogranum gryphiswaldense genome, ATATCTCCCATTTGCCGTGATTCCCATCTTTTGAGCGATATCGGATTTCTCGTGATCGATGACCGCGATATATCCCTGCCACTCTTTGGATGTGGACCCTCCGCAACGGGGACATGTATCATCCTCTGTGATGAAGTTACACTGTTTACACGCTCTAAGAACTGGCCCGACCATCACTCCTCGCCTCCGAGTCTGCTTTTACGGTCATCCTCAAGCCATTGAAGCTTTCCGAGTCCCGGCTGGCGCATGGTAAGCCCGATCTTACTGTCCTGGGGATTCTTCTCGTTGAGATCTACACTAACGATCCTTGCTTTGACGATATCTCCCACAACAAGCGTTCTTCCTGTATCTTTACCGACAAGCCTCTGGTTGACCTCATCGATGTCCACACGGTCATCCATGACCTGGCTGATGTGCAGAAGTCCATCCAACGGTCCGAACCTAACGAAAGCTCCGAACTTAAGGATCTCGACTACCACACCAACGATGATCTCATTATCCTTTGGCTTAAAGACAATCTGCTCATATTTTACCGTCTGATAGACCGCCCCGTCCCCGTGGACGATACGACCTGGCCCGACGGACCTAACATTCCTTATGAGAACTGTGACCGTCTTCTCCTCCGTTAGCCTACCCTCGTAGGTCTCCCAAGTAAGTGCATCAATCACTTTCGAAATATCCTCATTGAGCTCTACAGGAGGGATACGGACAATCCTCTCGGCCTCTGTTAACATGTACATGGCGGATCCTCTTGAATAATCCGATTATGCCCATCCTATATATAAAATTCGTGCGGAGAACATTTATTCACGCGTAAAAATGTATTGGGGGGAGACCCCCCCCTTAATTTGTTTACGGTACCACGAAGAGGACGGCTGTTACCAAACATATCGTCGATAACAACTTTACCAAGACGTGGATCGAAGGACCGGCTGTATCCTTGAAGGGATCTCCGATCGTATCTCCGACCACGGCTGCTGCATGTGCTGGAGATTTCTTTCCTCCATGAGTGCCGCTCTCGATATATTTCTTCGCGTTGTCCCATGCACCTCCTCCGTTGTTGAGGAAGTTGGCCATGAGTATACCAACGATCGTACCGACCATTATAAGCGCTCCGACCGCCTGATACGGATAGTCCTCGAAACCTTCTATGTTTCCAAAGATGATCCTGTAGATGACACCGAACGCAACTGGAACCACAATGGGCAACAATGCTGGAAGCACCATTGCTCTGAGTGCGCCACGTGTAGCGATATCAACACAATCCGCATAACTTGGTTCCTCTGTTCCTTCCATGATGCCTGGGTGCTCACGGAACTGTCTGCGAACCTCCTCAATCATCTCACCGGCAGCCCTACTGACCGCACGGATCGCAAGTGATGCGAAGAAGAATACCAGAACTGCTCCGACAAGTCCTCCGACAAATATCAAAGGCTGTCCAATGTTGACAACAAAGATTTCCTCACTTAAAGTGGTTCCCTTGATCTCCGCAACTATCTCGAAGAATGCAGCGAAGAGCAGGAATGCAGCAAGGGCTGCAGATGCCATAGCGTAACCTTTAGTAAGGGCCTTTGTGGTATTTCCAGATGAATCGAGCTTGTCGGTCCTTTTCCTTACCTCATCTGGCTGATTTGACATCTCTGAGATGCCCCCTGCATTGTCGGTGATGGGGCCGAAGGTATCCTCTGCAAGTATGAACGCGGAAGATGCGAGCATCGCAATGGTTCCTACCGCTGTTCCATAAAGTCCGAAGATCATCTTATTTTCAGTATCGGGTGCTGCAAAGTATCCAAGAAGATATGTTACCATTATGGCGACCACAATACAAACAACAGGAAGGACAGTAGACTCGAGTCCGACAGATATTCCCTCTATGACATTGGTGGCAGGTCCGGTCTCAGATGCCTGAGCGATATCCTTTACCGGCTTATGGTCACCAGTGTAGTACTGTGTGATGTAAACGATCGCGAGACCGAGGATGATACCAACTACTCCTGCTATCGTGAAGAAGTACCAGTTGTCACATTCTCCATGCAACAGATAATACGTCGTGATTACCAAGAACACGATCACGAGTGCGATCGTTAGGTAGTAACCCTTGTTGAGTGCCTTGCAAACATCTGCGTCCTCGCCAGGTAGCCTTACTACGAGAATTCCTACCAGGGAGGCGATCAATCCGAAGGCCATGAGGACCAATGGAAGATAGACCCAGTTGTTAGAAAGTCCAGCTACGCATGCTACTACTGCGGTACCGATTACCATGGCACCGATTATTTCAGCTGCCGTTGATTCGAATATGTCTGCTCCACGCCCTGCACAATCTCCAACATTGTCTCCTACCAGATCTGCTATCACGGCAGGATTTCTTGGATCGTCCTCAGGTATGCCTGCTTCGACCTTACCAACAAGATCTGCTCCGACATCTGCTGCTTTGGTGTATATGCCTCCGCCGAGCTGTGCAAACAATGCTGCAAATGATGCACCGAATGCATATCCCACAACTGCATGCAAAGTAGGTGTCAAAGACCCGTCTGCCGACTCACCTGAAAGAGCATTGAACAAAAGAACAACAGCAAAAAGTCCAACCAGACTTAATGCAGAAACAGCTATACCTGAAAGGGCACCGCCGCGGAAAGAACATTTGAATGCATCGTTGAGTGAGTTCCTTGCCGCACTTGCCGTCCTTATATTAGCGTTGACGGAGACCCTCATTCCGATAAATCCGGAAAGAATAGAGAATCCTGCTCCTATAAGGAAGGCCACTGCGACCTTTGGTCCGAGATAGTTCTGAAAACTAGGGACTAATCCTGCGACCGCAAGAATGACCGCAAGAATAATGCTCACAATTCCTATCGTTTTATACTGGCGCTTCAAATATGCCATTGCACCGGTCTCGATAGCGTCGGAGATCTTCTGCATCTCGGGGGTACCTTTGTCTTTTGACCAAAGGTCCCTGAAGAAATACAATGCGAAGAATACCGCAACTACCGCTGCGATAGGGATCATGAACAACATATTGTTCGTATCTAATACGTCAATTATCATCGTTTATACCCCATTTGGTTGTTTTTGGGATATGACAAGCTCGTATATAAGGCACACCAACATCACATGAAAGGGCCCTCTGAATGGCCCTTTTTGGACATACCTAATTCCATCTCAGACACTTTGTTATTTCTATCCACAAGGAACAATTCATTGTCTGCACCAATGTACCCTGGTCCCAAGGTTATCACGGGATTGATGACAGGAATATCGAACACTTTACCTGCTAAAAAAGAGCCTACATTACATGTCAACGAAAGTATGATGTCGATGTTTTCAGCGAATCCTTCTTCGGCTTTCTCGATCAGCTTCTTCTCCACACAAGATGCCGAAACAGCCCCTACGCTGACAACATCTATGCCATCCTTCCTAAGTGATTCCGCCAGCCTTTCTGCGGATTCAAGACCTCCAAGACCTTTTGATAATCTGGCACATGTATTGCAGGTCCAAATTGCCACCCTCTTACCTCTAAGATCTTTTATAAGCGCTGGGTAATCGCGATCCCTGACCATCATGATCATGAGATGAGGATAGTCAATTGATTATATAGGGAATAGCATTCGGATTTCGTGAATGTGATCGCTTTCTATTCACCCCTCATCACGAATGGCCTATATTCAAACAGCAGCGCCAATGCAATCATCCCAACCTGGTCGGTATGCATAATTGCAGGTACTGCATCAGCTTTATTGGAGATGACCGTTCCTGGTAACTACGATAATATTGCTGTACCGATAGGTGTCACTTCAATATTGTGCATTCTGGGAATGTGATCTCATGACATGGTATGTAATAGATGGAATGGATGGAAGCGGGAAGACCACTACTGCTTGCCTCCTCAAAGATATTCTCGAATCAAAAGATCATACAGTGAAGATAATAACGCATCCTGAAGAAGAACACATATTCGGAAAATTATCACGTAAGTGTCTTCTTAAAGAGGGCGGACCAGCAAAACTCTTCACCATCGTTTTCTTTATCCTCAACGTATCTGGGTCATTGATAAGAATAAAAAAATCTAGAACAGACGACGTAATATTTGTCAGATACACATTATCTGCATGCTATCTTCCTGAAAAATTGGTACCTTTTACATACAAGGCATTGACCGCTGTGCTTCCAAAACCAGACGTACTGATCTACAAAGATGTCGATGAAGAGATCGCTCTCGGTAGGATAAGAAAAAGAGGAAATAACTTAGAAATGTTTGAAAATATCGAGTCTCTGACAGAGACTAGAAAAAAAATGATCATGGTTTCTAAAGACTGGTACATCATTAATGCAAAGGATACTCCGGATGAGGTCGCAGATCGCCTGCAGACCATCATTCCGAAATGAATGCCCGATAAGTCAACACTTGCTGACCTTCAATGTCTTACGGACCAAAGCTACTATCTCCGAACCATTGGCCGAATATCCATCTGCTCCGATCTCGTCCGCCCACTGTTGACTGCAAGGCGCACCGCCGATCAATACTTTGGCCTTAAGATCCTCATTCCTGACACACTCGACGAGTTCTTTTTGAGCGACCAATGTCGTTGTCATAAGAGCCGATGCCCCGATCGCGATAGCATCTGTCTTCTTTGCTTTCTCAATGAATTCATCGGTCGTCTGGTCAGAACCGATATCGATGACATTGTACCCTGCACCGCGAAGCATGGCACAGCAGACATCCTTTCCGATTTCATGTATGTCTCCCCTGACGGACCCCATTATTATGTTGCCCATTGAAGATGTCTCACCAGCCTCCATGTGTGGCTCTAAGATACCGATGGCCAATTCCATGGCCTTGGAGGCGGCGACCACTTGAGGAAGGAATAACTTAGCCTCATTGAACTGCTTACCGATCGTTTCCATTCCTGCACCCAGGCCGTCCCTGATTATCTCTACAGGAGGAATGTTCATTCTGATAGCTTCGTTGACTGCATCTTCAGTCAATTTCATGTTCCAAGTTTCAACTGACCTGACCAAATCTGCCATTACATCTGCCTTATTCCTCATCACTCCTCCGCCCAACGGCTCAAAAGCACAATGACTGCTCATCTGCTGCATGTTCATACTCTTACAATTCATCGAAGTCACCTCTCTCAATTTATTTTCCATCCCGAGATCTAATTTTGTCATGATCGGATATGCACCCAATTCGTGATTGATTAGACGAATGTCTAATACTATATATATATTTTTGAGTAAATGTCAAAAATTGTTGATTATTTTAGTTAATACCTCGTAAAAAATTAACATAATATATACATATGTACAGTAAGAAATCAAAAAATCCAACGACTGATTTTCAAAACAGGACCGAGTTACAATATATTCGTAGCAGGCGAATTGTATATAATGGAGGAAGACTTGGATAGGCCTATACAGAGTTGACTCTACATGGCCAAGGCAAAATTAGAGCTTATACCAGTTGAAGATATCAAAGTAAGCAAAGGAATGACTGTCGACGATATGCTGAAAGCAATGGGGCACGCAGGCGGATTCACAGCCCAAAAACTTGCTGATGCAACAGATATCGCTGAATCGATGATTAAACAAAAGGATTGTTTGAAGATACTTTCATTCCCTGCATGCATTATGGCTACAGGTACTCGCGGCGTGATCGTTGACATGGTGAAAAACCACATGGTCGATCTTATCATCACAACGTGCGGGACTCTCGATCACGACCTGTCTAGAACCTTCGCCAACTATTACAAAGGCGACTTTATGATGGATGACGCAATGCTGAGAGATGAATACGAGATAAGTAGACTTGGAAATGTCCTTGTACCTGATTCTTGTTATGGGTTGGTCCTTGAAGATAACCTTCTGCCGATGTTCGATGAGATATTCAAAGACACTACTTCACTCACGACCCATGAGATCATCGATCAGGTCGGATCAAGACTCAATAACGAAGACAGTCTGCTGTATCAGTGTCACAAGAACAAGATACCAATTGTTGTCCCTGGTATAACCGACGGATCGTTCGGATGCCAATTATGGATGTATTATCAATTCCACAGAAAACTTAGAATCGATCTCTTCGGCGACGAACAAATGCTGAGCGAGATGACCAATGAAGCAAAGAACACCGGAGCGATCATAATCGGTGGTGGCATTTCCAAACATCACGTAATCTGGTGGAATCAATTCCGTGGCGGACTTGATTACTGCATTTACCTAACCACAGCAGAGGAATATGATGGTTCCTTGTCAGGAGCACGCATAAGGGAAGCGGTCTCTTGGGGCAAAGTAAAAGAAGATGCTAAGAAGATGACCGTAGAGGGAGATGCAACAATAACTCTCCCGCTGATATATGCAGGACTGGCCAACAGACTCCTGTAAGGGAAATTCATATGGCGAAGAGGATCTTAGCTCTCCCCGGTGACGGAGCCGGACCAGAATTGATATCGTCTGCAACATCGGTGATCGGTGCTGCAACGCAGGAAGTAGACATAGTCTTCGGAGATATCGGAACAGCTGCGTACAAAAAAACAGAACGTTACCTCCCTCAGGAAACCATGGACCTTGCTGTTGAGTCTGATGCTATCATCGCCGGAGAAGTAACGAAAAGACCTAACGATATCAGGTATCGCGACCCGTTAAAGGTCCTCAAGAAACAACTTAATCTTTATGCCATCATGAGAAAATTCTATCCACTTTGCGACCGCATAGGAACGAAGGGCGTAGACCTCATGATCATGACAGGCAATCCTGATTCCTTGCTGAATATCATTGAAAAGGAAAATCTGGACGGTGTGGTCGCTGAAAAATTCATTTCCAGTGATAATTGCAAAAATCTTTTCAAACTGACAATGAAGATGGCAGAGATCAAAGGCAGACACAATATAATGTGTGCACACATGTCAGAAATGTTCCCTTTCTCAGATGGGATGTTCGTAGACCTCTTTTACAAGGAATTGGCAGCATCAGAATTCATATTGAACGATGAACATGTAGACAGCATAGCATCGAAATTGATTTTAGATCCAGCATCTTTGGATGTACTGGTCTGCACAGATATCTATGGAACCACTCTTGCAGGTATCGCCGCAGGACTCGTTGGCGGTGCACACCTCACACCTGTGGGCAGCATAGGTAACACCCAGGGAATGTTCGAACCGATGCGCAGACCTGCACTCGATACGGTCGGTGGTATTGTCAATCCGACATCGGCCATTCTTTCAGGGGCCATGGCCATGGATCAGATAGGTATGCCGCGCATAGGTGAGAATATTAGGATCGCGGTAAGGACTGTCTACAAAAATGGTGATGTAACACCAGATGTAGGCGGAAAATCAACCGCCAAAGAATTTACCGATAGCGTGATCAAGGTTCTGAAGAATAATTCTTGACCTATCAAATAGAAAACATTATTTAGGGAAAGACCTAACGGCGTTTTAATGAAATGGAAGCAGGCATGCAAGACAGCAGCAGTGATCCATCAGGTGATCGTGATTGATACAACCTGAATTATACATATGTGTGCTTTTTATTCCTGCGGTCATCGGCGCCGCGATTTCTTTGATACCTTCAAAATCAAAGATCGTTAAAACTTTAAGCATGATATTCTGCGCCATCTCTTGTATCGCAGGTATAGCTGCATTCTTCGTAGCCAGCGAGCTTTCCTCTACCATTTACGTATTCAAACTGCAATCTCTTCTCGGAGTGTACAGCATTCAGTTCGATCAACTTTCTGCTTTGACCATTAGCTTCTCATCTTTGGTATATTTAATGGTCCTCATACACATGTGGAGATCTGGAACATCATACACCAACAAAATGTTCGGATTGGTCTGTATACTTTTCATTGCCTGTTCTGTAGCCATGTGCGCGAACAGCATCATACTCCTGATGATATCCTGGGAATTAGTCACTCTGACAACCTTCCTCATGACCAAAGGAGCAGATGAGAATTTCAGATGGAAATACTTCGTCATCACTCATTTCGGTGGACTCATTATAATGTCCGTATTTGCTGCAATGTGGTACGTATCTGGAACCGAAATACTATCAGATATGAGCATAGGACCTCTTGTAGGTTCCATGACCTCCGCCGTCATGATACTTTTACTCTTCATAGGATTCGGTACAAAACTGGGACTCATGCCTTTCCATGCATGGATGCCAGATCTATACAATTCCGCGCCAGTGCATTCGGTCGCATTCCTTTCTACAGTCTGCTCCAATGTCGCCATACTGCTTCTGATCAAGAGCTCGTTCCTTTGGATAGGGATACCAGATAACATCACGATGATGTTCATGATACTCCTTCTTGCTTCGGTAGGTGCCATATGGGGGGCAATGGAATCACTCATACAAACAGAACCAAGACGCATACTGGCATATTCAAGTATGGAAAATATGTCCATGGTCATCCTTTGTCTTTCCATGGGAATGATATTCGCAGTAACCGACTTCGACAAGAATCTCCTTCCATTGATACTCGTTGCGGCGATACTGCATACGATCAACCACTCTTTCTTCAAATCATTGATGTTGCTGAATGTGGGCACCATAGAAAATTCGACCGGAGAACACTCCATCAACCGTATGGGCGGACTTGCAAAATTCATGCCGTTGCTTTCAGTGTTCGCACTTGTAGGTACCCTTTCGATGGCCGCCATACCTCCTCTTAACGGATTCGTAAGCGAATGGCTAATGATCAAGACCGTCGTAACTGCAGGAACAGGCGAATCGATATTGAATATCGTACTGCCGCTCATAATAGCAGTACTTGGTGTTTGTGGAACTATGGCCGCAGTATCATATGCCAGACTTTATGGTTTTATATTCCTGGGACGCCCCCGTTCTGAAAGTATGAAGAACGCGAAAAAAATGGACAAGGTCACGGCCCTTCCTCTGTTCATCTTGTCTGGTGCATGCATATTACTAGGTGTATTCGCAATGCCTGTCATATACGCTATAATAAACAGCATCTGTAGCACATTGGGTATAGAATATACCACAGGCAGTATTGTATCAGATGCGCTCAAACCAATAATGATCGCGGTGATACTTGCATCGATATGCATAATCCTATACCTATCGTTCAGATTACTGAAGAAAAATAAGAGAAAAACACCAACATGGGATTGCGGTATAGAACTTGACCAAAACATGCAATACTCCTCCGAAGGATTCACCCAGCCTCTCGTAAAAGTATTTCATCCGATATATGGCGACGAGAGCGAGATAAAAGATGTCATTGGAGGAATGGATACATTCAAGATCAGCTTCTTAGAGCCTTTCTCATACTACATACTCAGACCGATAGGAAGATCCGTAGAATGGCTTTCCCTCAAGGTCGGAAAGATACAGACCGGTAACATCCAATCATATCTGGCATATCTAATGATCACTCTTCTCATAATTCTATTGGGGGTCAGATTCTTTTGATGGAATTCATTGTTACAGCTTTGCAGGCGATATTCCTCATCGCAATATCCCCGCTGATAACGGGAATTATAAGGAAATTCAAAGCCTGGATGCAACACCGCGAAGGGTCTGATATATTCCAGCCATACAGGGACCTCATTAAATTGTTCAAAAAAGATGAGACCATCTCTGAAAGTACGACTTGGTTGTTCCGTTTCATACCTTACATCTGCTTCTCAGCTATGACATTTTTGGCATTCATGGTCCCTGTATTCTTTGTAGAGATATTGGCACCATTTGATGACCTAATAACCATGGTATACCTTTTCACAATGTACAGATTCTGCATGGTCTTGGGAGGGCTGGAAGGAGGCTCTGTATTCGGAGGAATGGGAAGTAGCAGGGAAATGATGATGT contains:
- a CDS encoding DNA-directed RNA polymerase, subunit E'', coding for MMVGPVLRACKQCNFITEDDTCPRCGGSTSKEWQGYIAVIDHEKSDIAQKMGITANGRYALKVR
- a CDS encoding DNA-directed RNA polymerase, with protein sequence MYMLTEAERIVRIPPVELNEDISKVIDALTWETYEGRLTEEKTVTVLIRNVRSVGPGRIVHGDGAVYQTVKYEQIVFKPKDNEIIVGVVVEILKFGAFVRFGPLDGLLHISQVMDDRVDIDEVNQRLVGKDTGRTLVVGDIVKARIVSVDLNEKNPQDSKIGLTMRQPGLGKLQWLEDDRKSRLGGEE
- a CDS encoding sodium-translocating pyrophosphatase, encoding MIIDVLDTNNMLFMIPIAAVVAVFFALYFFRDLWSKDKGTPEMQKISDAIETGAMAYLKRQYKTIGIVSIILAVILAVAGLVPSFQNYLGPKVAVAFLIGAGFSILSGFIGMRVSVNANIRTASAARNSLNDAFKCSFRGGALSGIAVSALSLVGLFAVVLLFNALSGESADGSLTPTLHAVVGYAFGASFAALFAQLGGGIYTKAADVGADLVGKVEAGIPEDDPRNPAVIADLVGDNVGDCAGRGADIFESTAAEIIGAMVIGTAVVACVAGLSNNWVYLPLVLMAFGLIASLVGILVVRLPGEDADVCKALNKGYYLTIALVIVFLVITTYYLLHGECDNWYFFTIAGVVGIILGLAIVYITQYYTGDHKPVKDIAQASETGPATNVIEGISVGLESTVLPVVCIVVAIMVTYLLGYFAAPDTENKMIFGLYGTAVGTIAMLASSAFILAEDTFGPITDNAGGISEMSNQPDEVRKRTDKLDSSGNTTKALTKGYAMASAALAAFLLFAAFFEIVAEIKGTTLSEEIFVVNIGQPLIFVGGLVGAVLVFFFASLAIRAVSRAAGEMIEEVRRQFREHPGIMEGTEEPSYADCVDIATRGALRAMVLPALLPIVVPVAFGVIYRIIFGNIEGFEDYPYQAVGALIMVGTIVGILMANFLNNGGGAWDNAKKYIESGTHGGKKSPAHAAAVVGDTIGDPFKDTAGPSIHVLVKLLSTICLVTAVLFVVP
- a CDS encoding thymidylate kinase — encoded protein: MTWYVIDGMDGSGKTTTACLLKDILESKDHTVKIITHPEEEHIFGKLSRKCLLKEGGPAKLFTIVFFILNVSGSLIRIKKSRTDDVIFVRYTLSACYLPEKLVPFTYKALTAVLPKPDVLIYKDVDEEIALGRIRKRGNNLEMFENIESLTETRKKMIMVSKDWYIINAKDTPDEVADRLQTIIPK
- a CDS encoding cobalamin-dependent protein (Presence of a B(12) (cobalamin)-binding domain implies dependence on cobalamin itself, in one of its several forms, or in some unusual lineages, dependence on a cobalamin-like analog.), with the translated sequence MRNKADVMADLVRSVETWNMKLTEDAVNEAIRMNIPPVEIIRDGLGAGMETIGKQFNEAKLFLPQVVAASKAMELAIGILEPHMEAGETSSMGNIIMGSVRGDIHEIGKDVCCAMLRGAGYNVIDIGSDQTTDEFIEKAKKTDAIAIGASALMTTTLVAQKELVECVRNEDLKAKVLIGGAPCSQQWADEIGADGYSANGSEIVALVRKTLKVSKC
- a CDS encoding deoxyhypusine synthase, translating into MAKAKLELIPVEDIKVSKGMTVDDMLKAMGHAGGFTAQKLADATDIAESMIKQKDCLKILSFPACIMATGTRGVIVDMVKNHMVDLIITTCGTLDHDLSRTFANYYKGDFMMDDAMLRDEYEISRLGNVLVPDSCYGLVLEDNLLPMFDEIFKDTTSLTTHEIIDQVGSRLNNEDSLLYQCHKNKIPIVVPGITDGSFGCQLWMYYQFHRKLRIDLFGDEQMLSEMTNEAKNTGAIIIGGGISKHHVIWWNQFRGGLDYCIYLTTAEEYDGSLSGARIREAVSWGKVKEDAKKMTVEGDATITLPLIYAGLANRLL